A window of the Acidobacteriota bacterium genome harbors these coding sequences:
- the acnA gene encoding aconitate hydratase AcnA, whose protein sequence is MSHNLYNSFQEFGPGNGRTGRFYSLPQLERRGIGSISRLPVSLRIVLESLLRNFDGNRITEQDIHALANWKATGTRTREIPFVVARIVLQDFTGVPLLVDLAAMRSAVARMGGQPKRVEPLVPVDLVVDHSIQVDYSGSPQALQLNMEMEFRRNRARYQFLKWGMQAFDQFRVIPPGVGIVHQVNLEYLAQGVVEKEGIYYPDTLVGTDSHTTMINGLGILGWGVGGIEAEAGMLGQPVYILTPDVVGVHLTGSLREGVTATDLVLKCTEMLRKAKVVGKFVEYFGEGATSLPVTDRATIANMAPEYGATIGFFPVDEETCSYLLATGRSGQQVEAFRNYYKAQGLFGIPRQRDCDYTRVLEVDLGEIRPSVAGPRRPQDRLELDQLKPKFRELLSRPLSEGGFEQEPSALKKRYPLGTPSGASVVGHGDVLIAAITSCTNTSNPGVMLAAGLLARNAVEKGLSIGPTVKRSLAPGSRVVSSYLENTGLQPYLDRLGFNLVGYGCTTCIGNSGPLDPDIERVVTGNDLVAASVLSGNRNFEARVHPNIKANFLMSPPLVVAFGLAGRIDIDLSSEPIGRGSDGEEVYLKDIWPSLQEVSDLMSAAFDPETFRRMYGDSTGSNGGWQEIPASRGDLFEWDSDSTYIQEPPFFEDFSPGAGEVGDIKGARPLAILGDSVTTDHISPAGAIAQASPAGAYLVERGVAARDFNSYGSRRGNDRVMTRGTFANVRIKNLMVPGIEGGFTRYQPDGSRMTIYEAALRYREQGTPLIVLAGQEYGTGSSRDWAAKGTRLLGVRAVVARSFERIHRSNLVGMGVLPCQFQEGTGADSLRLDGSEVFDLVGIESEIQPRQQVHLVVHRPGGQTETVPVTVRIDTPVEVEYYRHQGILPYVLSGLLTT, encoded by the coding sequence GTGAGCCACAATCTCTACAACTCCTTTCAGGAATTCGGCCCGGGAAATGGCCGAACGGGGCGTTTCTATTCGCTGCCTCAATTGGAACGGCGGGGAATCGGCTCCATCTCCCGGCTGCCGGTCAGTCTCCGAATCGTTCTGGAATCCCTGCTCCGCAATTTTGACGGCAACAGGATCACGGAGCAGGATATTCATGCCCTGGCCAACTGGAAGGCCACCGGGACTCGCACGCGGGAAATCCCGTTTGTGGTGGCCCGCATCGTGCTCCAGGACTTCACCGGCGTCCCCCTGCTGGTCGATCTTGCCGCCATGAGATCCGCGGTGGCCCGAATGGGCGGACAGCCGAAACGGGTCGAACCCCTGGTCCCGGTGGACCTGGTGGTGGACCATTCCATACAGGTGGATTACTCGGGAAGCCCCCAGGCGCTGCAACTGAACATGGAGATGGAATTCCGGCGCAACCGGGCCCGCTATCAGTTCCTGAAGTGGGGAATGCAGGCCTTCGACCAGTTCAGAGTCATACCGCCCGGGGTGGGAATCGTGCATCAGGTCAACCTGGAATACCTGGCCCAGGGGGTTGTGGAAAAAGAAGGGATCTACTACCCGGATACCCTGGTGGGCACAGATTCCCACACCACCATGATCAATGGATTGGGGATCCTGGGCTGGGGGGTCGGGGGCATCGAGGCCGAAGCAGGAATGCTGGGGCAACCCGTTTACATATTGACTCCCGACGTGGTCGGGGTTCACCTGACCGGGAGTCTCCGCGAGGGGGTGACGGCCACCGACCTGGTTCTGAAGTGCACCGAGATGCTGCGGAAAGCCAAAGTGGTGGGAAAGTTCGTGGAATATTTCGGCGAGGGAGCGACCTCCCTGCCGGTAACCGACCGGGCCACCATCGCCAACATGGCTCCCGAGTATGGGGCAACCATCGGTTTCTTCCCGGTAGACGAGGAGACCTGCAGCTATCTCCTGGCAACCGGGAGGAGTGGCCAACAGGTGGAGGCATTTCGCAACTACTACAAGGCCCAGGGCCTCTTCGGTATTCCGCGCCAGAGAGACTGTGACTACACCCGGGTCCTGGAAGTGGACCTGGGGGAGATCCGGCCCTCGGTAGCCGGTCCCAGGCGTCCCCAGGACCGGCTTGAGCTCGACCAGCTCAAACCGAAGTTCCGGGAACTGCTGAGCCGGCCTCTCAGTGAGGGAGGATTTGAGCAGGAACCCTCTGCATTGAAAAAGCGTTACCCGCTGGGAACTCCATCCGGCGCCTCGGTTGTGGGCCATGGCGACGTGTTAATCGCGGCCATCACCTCCTGCACGAATACCTCCAATCCGGGAGTGATGCTGGCTGCCGGGCTGCTGGCCAGGAATGCCGTGGAGAAGGGCCTGAGCATAGGCCCCACCGTCAAGAGATCCCTGGCTCCAGGCTCTCGAGTGGTCTCCAGCTACCTGGAAAACACCGGATTGCAGCCCTACCTGGATCGGCTCGGCTTCAACCTGGTCGGCTACGGGTGCACCACCTGCATCGGCAATTCCGGTCCTCTAGATCCGGATATCGAACGGGTGGTGACCGGCAACGATCTGGTTGCCGCCAGCGTCCTGAGCGGCAACCGTAACTTCGAAGCCAGGGTCCACCCCAACATCAAGGCCAATTTCCTGATGAGTCCCCCCTTGGTGGTTGCCTTTGGGCTGGCCGGGCGCATCGATATCGATCTGTCCTCCGAACCCATCGGACGGGGCAGCGACGGGGAGGAGGTCTACCTCAAGGACATCTGGCCCAGCCTTCAGGAGGTGAGCGATCTGATGTCGGCGGCCTTCGACCCCGAGACCTTTCGCCGGATGTACGGGGACTCCACCGGTTCCAACGGCGGGTGGCAGGAGATCCCCGCCAGCCGGGGAGACCTTTTCGAGTGGGATTCCGATTCGACCTACATCCAGGAACCGCCCTTTTTTGAAGACTTCTCCCCCGGAGCCGGGGAGGTGGGGGATATCAAGGGCGCCCGTCCCCTGGCAATACTTGGGGACTCGGTGACTACCGACCATATCAGTCCGGCGGGGGCCATTGCACAGGCGTCTCCGGCCGGCGCCTACCTGGTGGAGCGTGGGGTTGCCGCCAGGGATTTCAACAGCTATGGCTCGCGCCGGGGCAATGACCGGGTCATGACTCGCGGCACCTTTGCCAACGTGCGCATCAAGAACCTGATGGTGCCGGGAATCGAGGGAGGTTTTACCCGCTACCAGCCGGACGGAAGCCGAATGACCATCTACGAGGCGGCGCTGCGCTACCGGGAGCAGGGCACTCCCCTCATCGTACTGGCCGGTCAGGAGTATGGAACCGGCAGTTCCCGCGACTGGGCGGCCAAGGGGACCCGGCTGCTGGGGGTCCGGGCCGTGGTCGCCCGGAGCTTCGAGCGCATCCATCGCAGCAACCTGGTGGGGATGGGAGTGCTGCCCTGCCAATTCCAGGAGGGAACCGGCGCCGATTCACTCCGCCTGGATGGCAGCGAAGTCTTCGACCTGGTTGGAATCGAGTCCGAGATCCAACCCCGGCAACAGGTCCATCTGGTGGTGCACCGGCCCGGCGGCCAGACCGAAACGGTCCCGGTTACGGTGCGCATCGATACACCGGTGGAAGTCGAATATTACCGCCACCAGGGCATCCTGCCCTACGTGCTGAGCGGATTGTTGACGACCTGA